Proteins encoded within one genomic window of Falsibacillus pallidus:
- a CDS encoding DUF4257 domain-containing protein, which translates to MSLIEIIVLPMLMGGIGGLGHILVFKDGEFTLPRKFVTDEGEKHYIFGSSKDIIIGIIAGFLSVLPVMDTVPVWYVIYISLVSGIGGSSVITRKLEQNLECTRQHYLGEISRYQFETASHQGSTIHNEVNTVGDVERRESEN; encoded by the coding sequence ATGTCCTTAATTGAAATCATTGTATTGCCGATGTTGATGGGTGGTATCGGGGGTCTGGGACATATTTTAGTCTTCAAGGATGGAGAGTTTACACTTCCAAGAAAGTTTGTGACAGATGAAGGAGAAAAGCATTACATTTTTGGATCATCGAAGGATATCATCATTGGAATCATTGCCGGTTTTTTGTCAGTCCTGCCGGTCATGGATACGGTGCCTGTCTGGTATGTGATTTATATCAGTCTGGTATCCGGAATTGGAGGAAGTTCAGTCATTACCAGAAAGCTTGAACAGAATTTGGAATGCACCAGGCAGCACTATCTTGGTGAAATTTCAAGGTATCAGTTTGAGACGGCGTCTCATCAGGGATCTACAATACACAATGAGGTGAACACGGTTGGCGATGTCGAAAGAAGAGAAAGTGAAAATTAA
- a CDS encoding L,D-transpeptidase → MDYLKKNLTQVRSHTYLSNNDPRYCEKYLKFHPHDRQMLYQYAQELFKKGKFTEGVKQLEKSSALGYFQAKRELDHLNQYQSLPYAAQNKKASRYSSLWKWLLAILILSLLLFTFLIVWRYVENRFFIEKNDYYYQFHEYHNPEPPPKDDLNSVSIPIEKQKETLALLSVENAFVRYHELYGHIPKSLDEMTGGAPSNFLTLSDEATAQKDTILLKSKSPDKFANFSKLELHFYPKANKLILAKISPSGKETILSSYTTASGKENLPFSTSKVSQRVVNPNGGDGVLGTRGLVLQDGYAIHGTNDPASIGQKVTHGCIRLRSGDMEALYSYISIGTPFLVKPGLPDAPLLKTGLPQLSVASAILKKEESPGAHFTWRN, encoded by the coding sequence TTGGACTATCTAAAGAAAAATCTGACGCAGGTTCGGTCTCATACGTATCTTTCTAATAATGATCCAAGGTATTGTGAAAAGTATTTAAAATTTCATCCTCATGATCGGCAGATGCTTTACCAGTATGCACAGGAATTATTTAAAAAAGGGAAGTTTACAGAAGGAGTCAAGCAGCTTGAGAAGTCTAGTGCGCTTGGCTATTTCCAAGCAAAAAGGGAGCTGGACCACCTCAACCAATATCAGTCATTGCCATATGCGGCGCAGAACAAAAAGGCGAGCCGATATTCTTCATTATGGAAATGGCTGCTTGCCATTTTGATTCTGTCCTTACTTTTATTTACCTTCCTTATTGTCTGGAGGTATGTTGAAAATCGTTTCTTTATCGAAAAGAACGACTATTATTATCAGTTCCACGAGTATCATAACCCTGAGCCGCCTCCAAAAGATGATTTGAACAGCGTATCAATACCAATAGAGAAGCAGAAAGAAACGCTTGCCCTTCTTTCAGTGGAAAATGCCTTTGTGAGGTACCACGAATTATATGGACACATTCCAAAAAGCCTCGACGAGATGACCGGCGGGGCTCCTTCTAATTTTTTGACGCTTTCAGATGAAGCAACAGCACAAAAAGATACAATCCTTTTAAAATCAAAAAGCCCGGATAAATTTGCGAACTTCAGCAAATTGGAGCTTCATTTTTATCCGAAAGCCAATAAGTTGATCCTGGCCAAAATAAGCCCATCAGGGAAAGAAACGATCCTGTCATCCTATACAACAGCATCAGGCAAGGAGAACCTTCCGTTTTCCACAAGCAAAGTATCACAGAGGGTAGTGAATCCAAATGGGGGAGATGGTGTACTTGGTACGCGCGGCCTCGTCCTTCAGGATGGATACGCCATTCATGGAACCAATGATCCCGCGTCCATTGGCCAAAAAGTGACGCACGGGTGCATACGATTAAGGAGTGGTGATATGGAAGCTCTTTATTCGTATATATCCATTGGTACGCCATTTCTGGTTAAGCCCGGGCTTCCAGATGCTCCTTTGCTTAAAACAGGGCTTCCGCAGCTTTCAGTGGCTTCTGCAATTTTAAAGAAAGAAGAAAGTCCAGGCGCACATTTTACTTGGAGGAATTAA
- a CDS encoding M4 family metallopeptidase, whose amino-acid sequence MKKQLVALGLAAGLVMSPTVYSYAQGNGSADLSEKVKWSDRVGTPEFVSGKLTKASKDSAETIVFNYLNGKEGSFKLGGDAKNSFKVLEKQQDELGFTYLRLQQVYKGTPVFGSVITAHVDKDGVLTALSGAVQPDLDKKAGSKADKVSKKDAISKGEADLTAAAGSQPDYEYAPKADYVIFMKDGTAHYAYHVNYNFLSPEPGNWDYFVDASSGEILSKYNSIDHAKPGGGATGGTNTVGTGTGVLGDTKSLNTLLSGSTYYLQDNTRGKGIFTYDASSRTRLPGTLWADADDQFNASYDHAAVDAHYYAGVTYDYYKNTFNRNSYDNNGAALKASVHYSRNYNNAFWNGSQMVYGDGDGVNFIEFSGGIDVVAHELTHAVTEKTAGLVYQNESGAINESLSDIFGTLVEFYSGKSPDWEIGEDIYTPSKQGDALRSMSDPTKYGDPDNYASRYTGTSDNGGVHTNSGISNKAAYLLSQGGTAYGVKVTGVGTSKTGAIFYRALTQYLTPQATFSQLRAAAVQSAVDLYGSSSQEAASVNAAFDAVGVH is encoded by the coding sequence TTGAAAAAACAATTGGTTGCATTGGGGTTGGCTGCAGGTTTGGTTATGAGTCCGACGGTGTATTCATATGCCCAAGGAAACGGTTCTGCAGATCTATCTGAAAAAGTGAAATGGAGCGATCGTGTCGGGACGCCGGAATTTGTTTCAGGCAAATTGACAAAAGCTTCGAAGGATTCGGCAGAAACCATCGTATTCAATTATCTCAATGGCAAAGAAGGCTCCTTCAAACTTGGGGGAGATGCGAAGAATTCATTTAAAGTCCTGGAGAAGCAACAGGATGAACTTGGCTTTACATATCTTCGCCTTCAACAGGTCTATAAAGGGACTCCTGTATTCGGCTCGGTCATCACGGCACATGTTGATAAAGATGGCGTATTGACAGCCCTCTCAGGCGCGGTTCAGCCGGACTTGGATAAAAAGGCTGGAAGCAAGGCAGATAAGGTATCCAAGAAGGATGCGATCTCCAAAGGGGAAGCAGATTTGACGGCAGCAGCAGGTTCACAGCCAGACTACGAATACGCTCCAAAAGCGGATTATGTGATCTTTATGAAAGACGGCACTGCACATTATGCTTACCACGTAAATTATAATTTCCTTTCTCCAGAGCCGGGCAACTGGGACTATTTTGTCGATGCTTCATCTGGGGAAATTCTTTCAAAATATAATTCTATCGATCATGCGAAGCCGGGCGGCGGTGCAACGGGCGGCACGAACACAGTCGGTACTGGTACGGGAGTGCTGGGAGATACGAAATCATTAAATACTCTTCTTTCAGGTTCTACCTATTATCTTCAAGATAATACAAGAGGAAAAGGCATTTTCACATATGATGCCTCCAGCCGTACTCGGTTACCTGGAACGCTTTGGGCAGATGCAGATGATCAGTTCAATGCAAGCTATGATCACGCAGCAGTAGATGCTCATTATTATGCAGGTGTGACTTATGATTATTATAAAAATACATTCAACCGCAACAGCTATGACAATAATGGGGCTGCATTGAAAGCTTCAGTCCACTACAGCCGCAACTACAATAACGCATTCTGGAACGGCTCTCAAATGGTTTATGGAGATGGAGACGGAGTAAACTTCATCGAATTCTCAGGAGGCATCGATGTGGTTGCGCATGAATTGACTCATGCCGTGACAGAAAAGACGGCAGGACTTGTCTATCAAAATGAGTCTGGTGCCATCAATGAATCTCTTTCCGATATTTTCGGTACTTTAGTAGAATTCTATTCAGGCAAAAGCCCTGACTGGGAAATCGGCGAGGATATCTATACTCCTTCAAAACAAGGGGATGCCTTACGTTCCATGTCCGATCCTACTAAATACGGCGATCCGGATAACTATGCCAGCCGCTACACAGGAACGAGCGATAATGGCGGAGTTCACACAAACAGTGGCATCAGCAATAAAGCCGCCTACCTTTTAAGCCAAGGAGGTACAGCTTACGGAGTGAAAGTTACAGGCGTTGGCACAAGTAAAACAGGTGCTATTTTCTACCGAGCGCTTACTCAATACTTGACGCCTCAAGCTACATTCAGCCAGCTTCGTGCTGCAGCTGTCCAATCTGCTGTTGATCTATACGGATCCAGCAGCCAGGAAGCAGCAAGTGTGAATGCAGCATTTGATGCAGTCGGAGTACACTAA
- the gatB gene encoding Asp-tRNA(Asn)/Glu-tRNA(Gln) amidotransferase subunit GatB, with protein MNFETIIGLEVHVELKTDSKIFSPAPAHFGAEPNTNTNVIDLGYPGVLPVLNKRAVEFGMKAAMALNCQIATDTKFDRKNYFYPDNPKAYQISQFDKPIGEHGWIEIEVDGKKKRIGITRLHLEEDSGKLTHSGNGYSLVDYNRQGTPLIEIVSEPDIRTPEEAYAYLEKLKSIIQYTGVSDCKMEEGSLRCDANISLRPIGQEKFGTKAELKNLNSFNFVRKGLEFEEKRQEKVLLSGGLIEQETRRFDESTGKTILMRVKEGSDDYRYFPEPDLVALHIDDEWKERVRAEIPELPDQRRKRYIEDMGLPAYDAMVLTLTKEMSDFFEETVAAGADTKLASNWLMGEVSAYLNSEQKELEDTALTPQGLAGMIKLIEAGTISSKIAKKVFKELIENGGDAEKIVKEKGLVQISDEGALLKIVTEILDANEQSIEDFKNGKDRALGFLVGQIMKATKGQANPPMVNKLLIEEMNKR; from the coding sequence ATGAACTTTGAAACAATCATTGGACTTGAGGTCCATGTAGAACTAAAAACAGATTCCAAAATATTTTCACCGGCGCCTGCTCATTTCGGGGCAGAGCCAAATACAAATACAAACGTCATCGACCTTGGCTACCCGGGGGTCCTGCCAGTTTTAAATAAAAGAGCAGTAGAGTTCGGTATGAAGGCTGCAATGGCGCTGAACTGCCAAATCGCAACGGATACTAAATTCGACCGTAAAAACTATTTCTATCCTGACAATCCAAAAGCGTATCAAATCTCTCAATTTGATAAACCGATCGGTGAGCATGGCTGGATCGAAATTGAGGTCGACGGTAAGAAAAAGCGAATCGGTATCACTCGCCTGCATTTAGAAGAAGATTCAGGGAAATTGACTCACTCAGGCAATGGGTATTCCCTTGTCGACTACAACCGTCAAGGAACACCGTTGATCGAGATCGTTTCCGAGCCGGATATCCGTACGCCTGAAGAAGCGTATGCTTATCTTGAAAAGTTAAAATCCATCATTCAATATACAGGTGTTTCTGACTGTAAGATGGAAGAGGGCTCATTGCGCTGCGATGCGAATATTTCCCTTCGTCCAATCGGACAAGAAAAATTCGGTACGAAAGCAGAATTGAAAAACTTGAACTCCTTCAACTTTGTCCGCAAAGGATTGGAATTTGAAGAGAAGCGCCAGGAAAAAGTGCTTCTTTCAGGCGGTCTTATCGAGCAGGAAACAAGACGCTTTGATGAGTCTACAGGCAAAACCATCCTTATGCGTGTAAAAGAAGGATCTGACGACTACCGCTACTTCCCGGAACCTGACTTGGTTGCCCTTCATATCGATGATGAATGGAAAGAGCGTGTCCGTGCAGAAATCCCTGAGCTTCCGGATCAGCGCAGGAAACGCTATATTGAAGACATGGGGCTTCCTGCATACGATGCGATGGTCTTGACCCTTACGAAAGAAATGTCTGATTTCTTCGAGGAAACCGTTGCAGCTGGTGCAGATACGAAGCTTGCTTCCAACTGGTTGATGGGTGAAGTGTCTGCCTACCTGAATTCCGAGCAAAAGGAATTGGAAGATACGGCATTGACTCCTCAAGGATTGGCAGGCATGATCAAATTAATCGAAGCTGGAACGATTTCTTCCAAAATCGCGAAGAAAGTGTTCAAAGAATTGATTGAAAACGGCGGGGATGCAGAGAAAATCGTCAAAGAAAAAGGCCTTGTGCAGATTTCTGACGAAGGAGCACTTCTCAAAATCGTAACTGAGATCCTGGACGCTAACGAGCAGTCCATCGAGGATTTCAAAAACGGTAAAGACCGCGCCCTTGGATTCCTGGTCGGTCAAATCATGAAAGCGACCAAAGGACAGGCAAATCCACCGATGGTCAATAAATTATTGATTGAAGAAATGAATAAAAGATAA
- the putP gene encoding sodium/proline symporter PutP, translating into MLLIGFYAYKKSTGNLSEYMLGGRGLGPAVTALSAGASDMSGWMLMGLPGAMYADGLSSAWIAVGLSIGAYLNYLILAPRLRTYTVVANDSITIPDYFENRFMDKTRILRFFSAIVIIIFFTLYTSAGLVSGGTLFESAFGLDYRVGLFVTAAVVICYTLFGGFLAVSLTDFAQGVIMFIALVMVPIVAFTDLGGTATVFDEVRNIDPTLLDIFKGTSIIGILSFLAWGLGYFGQPHIIVRFMAISSIKELKPARRIAMSWMIISIIGALLTGLVGIAYISVNGLSLDDPETIFIYFSQVLFNPYITGFLLAAILAAIMSTISSQLLVTSSALTEDFYKAFLRRNASDKELVTIGRLAVLLVAIVGILLSLTPNDTILGLVGNAWAGFGSAFGPAILLSLYWKRMTKWGALAGMIVGAVTVIIWISIDGLSEFMYEMIPGFFLSLIAVIVVSMMTSSPKKAVHEKFDEMEEVLEDATK; encoded by the coding sequence ATGCTCCTGATCGGTTTCTACGCTTATAAGAAATCGACAGGCAACTTATCGGAATACATGTTAGGCGGTCGTGGACTGGGTCCTGCTGTAACAGCTTTATCAGCCGGGGCGTCTGATATGAGTGGATGGATGCTCATGGGATTGCCAGGCGCAATGTACGCAGACGGACTTTCAAGTGCCTGGATCGCAGTCGGTTTATCCATCGGTGCGTATCTGAACTACCTCATTTTGGCTCCACGCCTTAGAACGTACACGGTGGTAGCAAACGACTCCATTACGATCCCCGATTACTTCGAAAATCGTTTTATGGATAAAACAAGGATTCTACGGTTCTTCTCCGCAATCGTAATCATTATTTTCTTTACGCTGTATACTTCAGCTGGTTTAGTATCAGGAGGAACCTTATTCGAATCTGCATTTGGCCTTGATTACCGTGTAGGTCTATTCGTTACAGCAGCTGTCGTAATCTGCTACACATTATTTGGCGGCTTCCTTGCAGTTAGTTTGACGGACTTCGCACAAGGTGTCATCATGTTTATCGCATTGGTCATGGTGCCAATCGTCGCATTCACTGATTTAGGTGGAACGGCAACTGTTTTTGATGAAGTTAGAAATATTGATCCAACTCTATTAGATATTTTTAAAGGAACGTCCATTATTGGAATTTTATCATTCCTTGCATGGGGATTGGGCTACTTCGGGCAGCCCCATATCATCGTTCGCTTTATGGCCATTTCTTCTATTAAAGAATTAAAGCCGGCACGACGCATTGCTATGAGCTGGATGATTATTTCTATCATTGGTGCACTACTGACTGGTTTGGTCGGTATTGCTTATATCTCCGTGAATGGTCTTTCATTGGATGATCCGGAAACAATCTTCATCTACTTCTCGCAAGTGCTGTTCAACCCGTATATCACTGGATTCTTATTAGCAGCCATCCTGGCGGCAATCATGAGTACAATTTCTTCCCAATTGCTCGTTACGTCCAGTGCATTGACAGAAGACTTCTACAAAGCATTTCTACGCAGAAATGCATCTGATAAGGAACTCGTGACAATCGGTCGACTTGCTGTTTTGCTTGTGGCCATTGTAGGCATCCTTTTATCTCTTACACCAAACGATACTATCCTTGGCCTGGTAGGTAATGCATGGGCAGGATTCGGTTCCGCATTCGGTCCAGCCATCCTATTGAGCTTGTACTGGAAGCGCATGACCAAGTGGGGTGCACTTGCAGGAATGATCGTTGGTGCCGTTACCGTCATCATTTGGATCAGCATCGATGGATTGAGTGAGTTCATGTACGAAATGATTCCAGGCTTCTTCCTCAGCTTGATTGCTGTTATCGTTGTAAGTATGATGACCAGCAGTCCGAAAAAAGCTGTCCATGAAAAATTTGATGAAATGGAAGAAGTGCTTGAAGATGCAACAAAATAA
- the gatA gene encoding Asp-tRNA(Asn)/Glu-tRNA(Gln) amidotransferase subunit GatA: MSLFDHKVSELHELLHKKEITVTDLVDESYKRIGAVEDQVKAFLTLNEESARQKAKELDAKLGTDESKGLLFGMPIGIKDNIVTKNLRTTCGSKILENFDPIYDATVMNKLHSAETVTIGKLNMDEFAMGSSTENSGFQKTSNPWNLETVPGGSSGGSAASVAAGEVLFSLGSDTGGSIRQPAAFCGVVGLKPTYGRVSRFGLVAFASSLDQIGPITRTVEDNAYLLQAISGLDANDSTSANVEVPNFAEALTGDVKGLRIAVPKEYLGEGVSEETKQSVMNALKVLEGLGATWDEVSLPHSKYGVATYYLLASSEASSNLARFDGVRYGYRSPNAENLVDLYKKTRSEGFGEEVKRRIMLGTFALSSGYYDAYYIKAQQARTLIKKDFEDVFENYDVIIGPTTPTPAFKIGEKIDDPLTMYANDILTIPVNLAGVPGISVPAGFASNGLPLGLQIIGKHFDESTVYRVAHAFEQATDFHKQKPGL; this comes from the coding sequence ATGTCATTATTTGATCATAAAGTATCAGAGCTTCATGAACTTTTACATAAAAAAGAAATCACTGTAACAGATCTTGTAGATGAATCATATAAGCGCATCGGTGCCGTCGAGGATCAAGTGAAAGCTTTCTTGACCCTTAATGAGGAGTCTGCTCGCCAAAAAGCAAAAGAACTCGACGCCAAACTTGGTACGGATGAATCCAAAGGACTTCTGTTCGGAATGCCGATCGGGATCAAGGATAACATCGTTACAAAGAATCTTCGCACAACATGCGGAAGCAAGATCCTCGAAAACTTCGATCCTATTTATGATGCGACTGTCATGAACAAGCTTCATAGTGCTGAAACAGTGACGATCGGAAAATTGAACATGGATGAATTCGCGATGGGATCTTCCACTGAAAACTCCGGTTTCCAAAAGACCAGCAACCCATGGAACCTTGAAACCGTTCCAGGCGGATCTTCCGGCGGTTCAGCGGCATCTGTTGCAGCAGGGGAAGTACTATTTTCACTTGGATCAGATACTGGTGGATCCATCCGCCAGCCTGCAGCATTCTGCGGTGTGGTAGGATTGAAGCCGACATATGGCCGCGTTTCCCGTTTCGGCCTAGTGGCATTTGCTTCTTCATTGGATCAAATCGGCCCGATCACACGTACAGTTGAAGATAATGCCTATCTTTTGCAAGCCATTTCAGGACTAGATGCAAACGACTCTACTTCAGCAAATGTAGAGGTGCCGAATTTCGCAGAAGCTTTGACTGGCGATGTCAAAGGGCTTCGCATCGCCGTCCCTAAAGAATATCTAGGCGAAGGTGTCAGCGAAGAAACAAAGCAATCTGTGATGAATGCGTTAAAAGTCCTTGAAGGATTAGGCGCTACATGGGATGAAGTTTCCCTTCCACATTCTAAATACGGTGTGGCTACTTACTACCTGCTAGCCTCTTCTGAAGCATCATCCAACTTGGCGCGCTTCGACGGCGTCCGCTACGGCTACCGTTCTCCAAATGCGGAAAACCTTGTCGACCTATACAAGAAGACACGTTCTGAAGGATTCGGTGAAGAAGTGAAGCGCCGTATCATGCTTGGAACATTTGCATTAAGCTCAGGCTATTATGATGCTTACTATATTAAAGCTCAGCAGGCCCGTACGCTGATCAAAAAGGACTTTGAAGATGTCTTTGAGAACTACGATGTCATCATTGGCCCAACAACTCCGACACCTGCGTTCAAGATCGGCGAAAAAATCGACGATCCTTTGACAATGTATGCGAACGATATCCTGACAATCCCTGTTAACCTTGCTGGTGTACCGGGAATCTCCGTTCCTGCAGGATTTGCATCAAACGGACTGCCGCTTGGATTGCAAATCATCGGTAAGCACTTTGATGAGAGTACGGTTTATCGTGTGGCACATGCCTTTGAACAGGCTACAGACTTCCATAAACAAAAACCAGGACTGTAA
- the gatC gene encoding Asp-tRNA(Asn)/Glu-tRNA(Gln) amidotransferase subunit GatC, with the protein MSRISKEEVKHVAHLARLEFSEQEVEKFAHQLDAIIGFAEQLNELDTDNVKPTSHVLDMKNVLREDKSVKGLPREEVLKNAPDHQDGQVRVPTILE; encoded by the coding sequence ATGTCCAGAATTTCAAAAGAAGAGGTTAAGCACGTTGCTCACCTTGCCCGTCTGGAATTTTCAGAACAGGAAGTTGAAAAATTTGCCCATCAGCTTGACGCAATCATTGGATTTGCGGAACAGCTTAATGAGTTGGATACAGATAATGTGAAGCCTACTTCACATGTATTGGATATGAAAAATGTGCTGCGAGAAGACAAATCCGTCAAAGGACTTCCGCGTGAAGAAGTATTGAAAAATGCACCAGATCATCAAGATGGACAAGTTCGTGTTCCGACCATCTTGGAATAG
- a CDS encoding cupin: MKFFRFDEEVKRSITAFNSRNVGISPIMKSAAPSQIGCMHFSGDSVLGMHPATCPQLFLVTDGSGWVKLRGEDPVPVEAGTAVFWETGEEHESGSANGMTAFVMEGEHFSPEKFMPALTPVKYNKN; this comes from the coding sequence TTGAAATTTTTTCGATTTGATGAGGAAGTTAAACGTTCCATCACTGCATTTAACAGTCGCAATGTCGGCATCAGTCCAATTATGAAATCCGCTGCACCTTCCCAGATTGGCTGCATGCATTTCAGTGGAGACAGCGTTCTCGGTATGCATCCGGCCACATGCCCACAGCTCTTTTTAGTAACAGATGGCTCAGGATGGGTGAAACTGCGAGGAGAAGATCCAGTCCCTGTGGAAGCCGGTACAGCTGTATTCTGGGAAACCGGTGAAGAACATGAATCAGGCTCCGCAAACGGTATGACCGCATTTGTAATGGAAGGAGAACACTTCTCTCCTGAGAAATTCATGCCTGCTTTGACTCCAGTAAAATACAATAAAAATTAA
- a CDS encoding helix-turn-helix domain-containing protein: MIHQKTNEIIIETLAKYPHKVNVKLGKILRARGMTQGDLHRLTGLRIATINELVHFKKKSFTVAHLISIMIALRIWDIRELIEIEFDEEVVEYFKQERAVMKRGFTEDLEKTLQANVNRMNEGK, encoded by the coding sequence ATGATACACCAAAAGACCAACGAAATCATCATAGAAACACTTGCCAAATATCCTCATAAGGTAAATGTTAAGCTTGGGAAAATCCTTAGAGCCAGAGGTATGACGCAGGGTGATCTGCACCGTTTGACCGGTCTTCGTATAGCTACAATCAATGAGCTGGTTCACTTTAAGAAAAAATCTTTCACAGTGGCGCACTTAATTTCCATTATGATTGCACTCCGGATATGGGATATCCGCGAATTGATTGAAATAGAGTTCGATGAAGAAGTAGTGGAGTATTTTAAACAAGAAAGAGCCGTCATGAAAAGAGGATTTACTGAGGATTTAGAGAAGACGCTACAAGCAAATGTGAACCGAATGAACGAAGGCAAGTGA
- a CDS encoding aldehyde dehydrogenase family protein, protein EIANDTDYGLTGAVITNNRAHIDQAKEDFHVGNLYFNRGCTGAIVGYQPFGGFNMSGTDSKAGGPDYLMLHMQAKTTSEML, encoded by the coding sequence GAAATCGCCAACGACACAGACTACGGCTTGACGGGTGCAGTCATCACGAACAACCGCGCACACATCGACCAGGCGAAGGAAGACTTCCATGTCGGAAACCTTTACTTCAACCGCGGCTGTACAGGCGCGATCGTCGGCTACCAGCCGTTCGGCGGATTCAACATGTCCGGAACCGACTCCAAAGCGGGCGGCCCAGACTACCTAATGCTTCACATGCAAGCAAAAACAACTTCTGAAATGTTATAA
- a CDS encoding arylamine N-acetyltransferase produces the protein MNDTVKKYLDYLKMEQETPSLNYLQRLIQRHLFKVPYETFSKFHYYCKNPVHVPSMEEFVGNLVDKGWGGTCFTLNINFTRLLKALDFDCSLVRVEPGHLGIMVVLENKRYYADVGYGSPIMKPIELEGKRQHVLHGFGEEIIFTQKTKESYEVDRRANGKSFVKKEIQWKPLEEEDIQKDIESSYLDEDNNQTMRRITAVRFNGHECYFLRDHSLKVMTYRNISEINLKDKEKWKKYVREVYQIDEDSLDESIEFLKTRGVALF, from the coding sequence ATGAATGATACAGTAAAAAAATATCTGGACTATTTAAAAATGGAGCAGGAAACGCCAAGCCTCAATTATTTGCAGAGGCTCATCCAGCGGCATCTCTTTAAGGTGCCCTATGAGACATTCAGCAAATTCCACTACTATTGCAAAAACCCAGTCCATGTCCCTTCGATGGAGGAGTTTGTCGGGAATTTGGTTGATAAGGGCTGGGGTGGAACATGCTTCACGCTGAACATCAACTTCACAAGACTTTTGAAAGCCCTTGATTTTGACTGTTCGCTGGTAAGGGTAGAGCCGGGGCACCTCGGAATCATGGTTGTCTTAGAGAATAAAAGATATTATGCAGATGTTGGATACGGCTCCCCCATCATGAAGCCGATTGAGCTTGAAGGAAAGCGCCAGCACGTCCTACACGGGTTTGGGGAAGAGATCATCTTTACTCAAAAAACAAAGGAATCCTATGAAGTCGATCGCAGGGCAAACGGCAAGTCCTTTGTAAAAAAAGAGATTCAGTGGAAGCCGCTGGAAGAAGAAGATATTCAAAAAGATATCGAGAGCTCTTATCTGGACGAGGACAATAACCAAACAATGAGAAGAATCACTGCAGTAAGGTTCAATGGCCATGAATGCTATTTCCTTCGGGACCATTCCTTGAAAGTGATGACCTACCGGAATATTTCCGAAATCAATCTCAAAGATAAAGAAAAATGGAAGAAGTATGTGCGCGAAGTCTATCAGATCGATGAAGACTCGCTTGATGAATCGATAGAATTCCTAAAAACGCGCGGAGTGGCACTTTTTTAA
- a CDS encoding VOC family protein translates to MIKSKVVSFEMNSQDPDKAAAFYSNVFGWTIGEPKWGYSEAVTNGGDGINGGIVHGPSDYPHGIRLHLEVDSIDNALKEAVQNGAQIVREKMEFEEFYLAYIVDPVGVGIGLIENK, encoded by the coding sequence ATGATCAAATCAAAAGTAGTTTCATTTGAAATGAATTCACAGGACCCTGATAAAGCAGCAGCGTTTTATTCTAATGTCTTCGGCTGGACGATTGGTGAACCAAAATGGGGGTATAGTGAAGCTGTTACAAATGGCGGCGACGGGATAAATGGCGGGATTGTGCACGGCCCGAGTGATTATCCACATGGGATCCGACTCCATTTAGAGGTGGATTCCATTGATAATGCTCTAAAGGAAGCTGTTCAAAACGGCGCGCAGATTGTACGTGAAAAGATGGAGTTTGAAGAATTTTATCTAGCCTACATAGTCGATCCGGTTGGGGTTGGCATCGGACTAATTGAAAATAAATAA